Proteins encoded together in one Nitrospira sp. window:
- a CDS encoding ribose-phosphate pyrophosphokinase, whose product MNRELKIFSGNANLALAHEICAYLGQKLGEATVSSFSDGEIRVKIDENVRGADVFVAQSCCQPVNDSLMELLIIIDALKRSSANRITAVIPYFGYARQDRKDQPRVPITAKLVADLMTTAGADRVLSMDLHAGQIQGFFNVPVDHLYALPVLLDYIIKKQMPDLVVVSPDAGGVERARAFAKRLQANLAIIDKRREGPNQAQIMNIIGDVQGKRVLLLDDMIDTAGTIVQGAQACLDHGAREVITACTHAVLSGPALERLQSSCLSQVVITNTIPLRGKELICPKLHQLSVAPLLGEAIRRIHEDESVSSLFA is encoded by the coding sequence ATGAACAGAGAATTGAAAATTTTCTCTGGCAACGCCAATCTTGCGCTTGCGCATGAGATCTGTGCCTACCTTGGGCAGAAGTTGGGTGAAGCAACGGTCTCTTCGTTTAGCGATGGAGAGATCCGAGTCAAGATCGACGAAAATGTTCGGGGTGCCGATGTCTTTGTGGCGCAGTCCTGTTGTCAGCCGGTCAATGATTCCTTGATGGAGTTGTTGATCATCATTGATGCGCTGAAACGCTCATCGGCGAATCGTATCACGGCGGTGATCCCGTATTTTGGGTATGCCCGTCAAGATCGTAAGGATCAACCCCGTGTTCCCATTACCGCCAAATTGGTTGCGGACTTGATGACCACGGCGGGAGCCGACCGCGTGCTCTCGATGGACCTTCATGCCGGACAGATTCAAGGATTTTTTAACGTGCCAGTCGACCACCTCTATGCGCTCCCGGTCTTGCTGGACTACATCATCAAAAAACAAATGCCCGACCTGGTCGTAGTTTCGCCCGATGCCGGTGGGGTGGAGCGAGCCAGGGCATTTGCGAAACGGCTCCAGGCGAATCTGGCGATCATTGATAAACGCCGAGAAGGTCCCAATCAAGCCCAAATCATGAACATCATCGGGGATGTGCAGGGGAAACGAGTCCTCCTCCTTGATGACATGATTGATACGGCTGGTACGATCGTTCAGGGCGCACAGGCTTGTCTCGATCATGGTGCGCGAGAGGTGATCACGGCTTGTACCCATGCCGTCTTGTCTGGGCCGGCGCTGGAACGATTACAGTCTTCGTGTCTTTCCCAAGTGGTGATTACCAACACTATTCCGTTGCGAGGGAAAGAGTTGATCTGTCCGAAGTTGCATCAATTGTCGGTGGCGCCGCTCTTAGGTGAGGCGATCAGGCGCATTCATGAAGATGAGTCGGTGAGTTCATTATTTGCCTAG
- a CDS encoding 50S ribosomal protein L25, whose product MKFDLTVSVREQAGKGAARSMRRAGKIPAVLYGQGECLSLTANPDDLVKILKSHAGSTALISLTVSGAKSNPSRTALLRDYQVDPVTGAVLHADLFEISMSKPIRVKVPVKVIGSIPAGVKEGGVLHHNMRDMNVECLPAALPDHIEVDASALTIGSGIHVKEIGARDGVRFLDEPDQMVVSVAAPMSDAKLEALLTSGVGAAGEPEVLAKGKEAGAEGAAGEPAKAGAAAPAGDAKGGEKKDAAAAPKAEKKEAEKKK is encoded by the coding sequence ATGAAATTTGATTTGACAGTGTCAGTCAGGGAACAAGCGGGTAAAGGAGCTGCGCGGTCGATGCGGCGGGCAGGGAAAATTCCGGCGGTGTTGTACGGCCAGGGTGAATGTCTCTCGCTGACCGCCAACCCCGACGACCTGGTCAAAATTCTGAAGTCCCACGCGGGCAGCACCGCGCTGATTTCACTGACCGTCAGTGGGGCCAAGTCTAATCCGAGTCGCACCGCCCTCTTGCGAGACTATCAAGTGGATCCGGTGACGGGAGCGGTGTTGCATGCAGATCTCTTTGAAATTTCGATGAGCAAGCCGATTCGAGTCAAAGTGCCGGTCAAGGTCATCGGCAGCATTCCAGCTGGTGTGAAGGAAGGTGGTGTGTTGCACCACAACATGCGCGACATGAATGTCGAATGTTTGCCCGCTGCATTGCCTGATCATATCGAAGTGGATGCGTCAGCCTTGACCATTGGGAGCGGCATCCATGTGAAAGAAATTGGCGCGCGTGACGGAGTCCGTTTCTTGGATGAACCTGACCAGATGGTGGTGAGTGTTGCGGCCCCGATGTCGGATGCCAAACTGGAGGCCTTGCTGACCAGTGGTGTAGGTGCTGCAGGCGAACCGGAAGTCCTGGCAAAGGGCAAGGAAGCTGGGGCTGAAGGAGCCGCGGGCGAACCGGCCAAAGCTGGTGCCGCAGCGCCTGCGGGTGACGCCAAGGGTGGAGAGAAGAAAGACGCGGCTGCCGCGCCCAAGGCTGAGAAGAAAGAAGCTGAAAAGAAGAAGTAA
- a CDS encoding aminoacyl-tRNA hydrolase, whose protein sequence is MRLLVGLGNPGKAYAQTRHNVGMWTIERAAARWSIRLSPRGTAQRGSGRLGREVIELAGLLDWMNCSGPPVKGLLREYSLTPNELIVVHDDLDLEPGRLRIKLSGGYGGHNGIKSLIEALGTSQFIRLKIGVGRPAPSQDSADYVLEPVTKDELTVFEPCLERAVDALECLIHRGPEVAMTQFNVRERETTKE, encoded by the coding sequence GTGCGTCTGCTAGTTGGACTGGGCAATCCGGGGAAGGCCTATGCCCAGACCCGTCACAATGTCGGGATGTGGACCATCGAGCGGGCTGCCGCTCGATGGTCGATCCGGCTCTCACCGCGCGGAACCGCACAGCGAGGTTCCGGACGACTTGGGCGAGAAGTGATCGAGTTGGCCGGTCTCCTCGACTGGATGAACTGTTCCGGTCCTCCCGTGAAAGGCCTTCTGCGAGAGTATTCTCTTACTCCCAACGAGCTCATCGTAGTCCATGACGATCTCGATTTAGAACCGGGTCGGCTGCGGATCAAGCTTTCCGGAGGCTACGGGGGGCATAACGGGATCAAATCCCTCATCGAAGCGCTGGGGACCTCACAATTTATCAGATTAAAGATCGGAGTCGGCCGGCCTGCACCAAGCCAAGATTCAGCGGACTATGTGTTAGAACCGGTCACGAAAGACGAACTGACGGTCTTTGAACCGTGTTTGGAGCGAGCTGTTGATGCGCTGGAGTGTCTGATCCATCGAGGGCCAGAAGTGGCGATGACTCAGTTCAATGTCAGAGAGCGAGAAACGACCAAAGAATAG
- the ychF gene encoding redox-regulated ATPase YchF translates to MGLCCGMIGLPNVGKTTVFNALTGGGALAANYPFATVDPNTGVALVPDPRLVKLTEIFASKKTTYSTLEVRDIAGLVEGASKGEGLGNQFLGHIREVDALLHVVRCFQGTDVVHVSGRVDPLRDIGVIETELMLSDLETLDRRKQKTEKKVRAGDKKAAFEVEFLTKLIGMLDKGEWLGNREYPAEERTILTECQLLSAKPVLFVANVSEGKNADEAMVQAVRDFAAKRGARVVTICGQLEAELSSLPESERTDFLREMGLTESGLVRLTREAYSLLDLVTFFTAGEIESRAWPIPRNTKAPQAAGKIHSDMERGFIRAEVYHYDDLLACGSEAKVKEKGLFRLEGKDYVIKEADIVYFRFNV, encoded by the coding sequence ATGGGACTCTGTTGCGGCATGATCGGTCTTCCGAACGTTGGGAAAACAACAGTCTTCAATGCACTCACCGGTGGTGGGGCACTCGCGGCGAACTATCCGTTTGCCACGGTGGATCCCAATACCGGTGTGGCACTGGTGCCGGATCCTCGGCTTGTCAAATTGACGGAGATCTTCGCTTCGAAAAAGACCACCTACAGCACGCTGGAAGTGCGGGACATTGCCGGGCTGGTCGAAGGGGCCAGTAAAGGTGAAGGATTGGGGAATCAATTCCTTGGCCACATTCGCGAAGTCGATGCGTTGCTGCACGTGGTGCGGTGTTTTCAGGGGACCGATGTGGTCCATGTCAGCGGTCGGGTCGATCCTCTCCGTGACATTGGAGTGATTGAGACCGAGCTCATGCTGTCTGATCTGGAGACGCTTGATCGGCGAAAGCAGAAGACCGAAAAGAAGGTTCGGGCCGGTGACAAGAAGGCAGCCTTTGAAGTGGAGTTTCTGACCAAGTTGATTGGTATGCTCGACAAGGGGGAGTGGTTGGGCAATCGGGAATACCCGGCAGAGGAACGGACAATCCTCACCGAATGTCAGTTGCTTTCGGCAAAGCCGGTGCTGTTTGTCGCCAACGTTTCTGAAGGAAAGAATGCCGACGAAGCAATGGTCCAGGCGGTAAGAGATTTTGCAGCCAAGCGTGGGGCCCGGGTTGTGACCATTTGTGGGCAACTGGAAGCGGAGCTCTCGTCGTTACCCGAAAGTGAACGAACGGATTTCCTGCGTGAAATGGGATTGACCGAATCAGGGCTAGTCCGGTTGACGCGTGAGGCCTATAGCTTGCTGGATTTGGTGACGTTTTTCACCGCCGGTGAGATTGAATCTCGGGCCTGGCCGATCCCCCGAAACACCAAAGCTCCGCAAGCGGCGGGCAAGATCCACTCCGATATGGAACGTGGATTCATCCGCGCCGAGGTCTACCATTACGACGATCTGTTGGCCTGTGGGTCTGAAGCGAAGGTGAAGGAAAAGGGGTTATTTCGTCTCGAAGGCAAAGACTACGTCATTAAAGAAGCAGATATTGTGTATTTTAGGTTCAATGTGTAG
- a CDS encoding sterol desaturase family protein, with protein MVDWLANFISLEWLAIYWGIGLLFFAVEYWWPSRPLHYRQVFLQDVTAFTIYQIFFIFAAQVTNRIPFPHYSYWRWQALPFGFKLVVFLFVLDGLAYWMHRLWHMPWVWPIHRWHHAPTELYWLAGIRASFPQIVLASIPYFLAFPLLKPVPSLFFSLYSYMLILTNNWMHMNVTWQSRKLEWFFVTPRYHRVHHLKQIGRGGANFGVLFTVWDRLFGTYADPEQVESTGPYGIQETVHPVRLAIGV; from the coding sequence ATGGTTGACTGGCTAGCCAATTTCATTTCACTTGAGTGGCTGGCCATTTATTGGGGAATCGGCCTGCTCTTTTTCGCGGTGGAGTATTGGTGGCCGTCGCGTCCGCTTCATTACCGACAGGTGTTTCTACAGGATGTGACGGCCTTCACGATCTACCAGATCTTCTTTATCTTTGCCGCACAGGTGACGAATCGAATCCCGTTTCCTCACTACTCCTACTGGCGCTGGCAGGCGCTGCCATTCGGGTTTAAGCTGGTGGTCTTCTTGTTCGTCCTGGATGGATTGGCCTACTGGATGCATCGGCTCTGGCATATGCCGTGGGTCTGGCCGATCCATCGCTGGCACCATGCACCAACGGAGCTGTACTGGCTGGCCGGTATCCGGGCAAGTTTTCCGCAGATCGTCCTAGCCAGCATTCCATATTTTCTGGCGTTTCCGCTCCTCAAACCGGTGCCGTCACTCTTTTTCTCGCTCTATTCCTATATGCTAATCCTGACGAATAACTGGATGCACATGAATGTGACCTGGCAATCGAGAAAGCTAGAATGGTTCTTTGTCACACCACGTTACCATCGTGTACATCACCTGAAACAGATCGGAAGGGGCGGAGCAAACTTCGGGGTCTTGTTTACAGTGTGGGATCGACTGTTCGGTACGTATGCGGATCCTGAGCAGGTGGAATCAACCGGGCCTTACGGAATTCAGGAAACCGTCCATCCAGTCCGTTTGGCTATCGGAGTGTAA
- the tmpT gene encoding thiopurine S-methyltransferase: MEPSFWHNRWQTNQTGWHERDVNPLLIAHFPSLNVPPGGRVFVPLCGMSLDLGWFLSRGYAVAGAELSELAVTQLFAELGMETTISEVGKHKLFRGEKIDIFVGNLFDLSREVLRPVDAVYDRAALVALPEILRVQYTTHLKSLTASAPQLVIGYEYDQTIVPGPPFSVTPDELHRHYSDSYTLTPLTRLDVPGGLKGKCPATEHVWRLNK; the protein is encoded by the coding sequence ATGGAACCAAGTTTTTGGCACAACCGATGGCAGACGAATCAGACTGGATGGCATGAGCGCGACGTCAACCCACTGCTGATCGCTCACTTCCCCTCCCTCAATGTCCCTCCTGGCGGGCGTGTGTTTGTGCCGCTCTGCGGCATGTCACTTGATCTTGGCTGGTTCCTGTCTCGTGGCTATGCGGTCGCCGGGGCGGAACTGAGTGAGCTGGCTGTGACGCAGCTCTTTGCCGAGCTGGGAATGGAAACGACCATATCAGAAGTCGGAAAACACAAACTCTTTCGCGGAGAGAAGATCGACATCTTCGTAGGCAATCTCTTCGATCTGTCTCGCGAAGTACTTCGTCCTGTCGATGCGGTCTATGACCGGGCTGCGTTAGTCGCGCTACCGGAGATCCTGCGGGTCCAGTACACTACCCATCTCAAATCGCTTACGGCATCGGCGCCCCAACTGGTCATAGGTTATGAGTACGACCAGACCATCGTGCCAGGGCCTCCGTTTTCCGTCACCCCCGATGAGCTCCATCGCCATTACAGCGACAGCTACACCCTCACACCGCTGACCCGTCTAGATGTTCCTGGCGGGCTCAAGGGGAAATGCCCCGCAACGGAACATGTCTGGCGATTGAATAAATGA
- a CDS encoding HEAT repeat domain-containing protein gives MAFSMQACGSPGEEISKPGLSSATTMMVTATAGLVSIEAQNAPLGAVLTEFGQRTQIAFLIPEAMKSESVTLSFQRRPVEDVLQQVLLGKFYTVEYRQDGAKKVIARVDLSVPQGPMVSRASAGSPFSGVPTANGSSVRSAPTSTGNLGTARTDLELAQLEQSLRESQEPAARIAALNGIAHRETSEAVNPIIAQALSDRAPEVRAAALDMLKYSLDPVPIPALAAMASKDANPAFRVEAMILMMDQLVKDEPSQEDRDTVLSLLNRGLTDPDPAVREFASMQLVDK, from the coding sequence ATGGCGTTCTCCATGCAAGCCTGTGGGAGTCCAGGAGAGGAGATTTCGAAGCCTGGGCTTAGCTCTGCTACCACAATGATGGTGACGGCAACAGCGGGGCTTGTGTCTATTGAGGCTCAGAATGCCCCATTGGGCGCGGTGCTGACGGAGTTTGGCCAGCGCACACAGATTGCCTTTCTTATACCTGAGGCAATGAAGTCTGAATCAGTGACACTCTCGTTTCAGCGGCGTCCAGTTGAAGACGTGCTGCAGCAGGTGCTCCTTGGAAAGTTTTATACAGTAGAGTATCGTCAGGATGGGGCCAAGAAGGTGATTGCCAGGGTCGATCTCTCGGTCCCTCAAGGGCCGATGGTCAGTCGGGCATCCGCCGGATCGCCATTCTCCGGTGTTCCCACGGCGAATGGAAGCTCCGTACGTTCCGCGCCCACCAGCACTGGGAATCTTGGAACCGCCAGAACAGATCTCGAGCTCGCCCAACTAGAGCAATCTCTGAGAGAGTCTCAGGAGCCGGCCGCTCGGATTGCGGCGTTGAACGGGATTGCGCATCGAGAAACCAGCGAAGCCGTGAATCCAATTATCGCGCAGGCCCTGTCAGATCGCGCACCAGAGGTTCGCGCGGCCGCGCTGGATATGCTCAAGTACTCACTGGATCCTGTGCCGATTCCAGCGCTTGCGGCGATGGCTTCGAAGGACGCCAATCCTGCGTTCCGAGTCGAGGCTATGATATTAATGATGGATCAGTTAGTAAAAGACGAGCCCTCGCAGGAGGATCGGGATACCGTTCTTTCCCTGTTGAATCGAGGGCTGACCGATCCGGATCCTGCAGTGCGAGAGTTTGCCTCCATGCAGTTGGTGGACAAGTAG
- the rpsF gene encoding 30S ribosomal protein S6 codes for MELYESLFIIRPSLSDEDTKALIDKMKSVADKTGAQFIKAENLGKKKLAYEVRRERKGTYGYFYFKAPNNTVGELERAYRLEDDIIKFLTVHHEKPLVERRPVEAAAQESDGGRI; via the coding sequence ATGGAGCTCTACGAGTCTCTGTTTATTATTCGTCCGTCCCTTTCCGATGAGGATACGAAAGCGCTCATCGACAAGATGAAAAGTGTCGCCGATAAGACCGGCGCGCAATTCATCAAAGCCGAAAATTTAGGGAAGAAAAAACTCGCCTACGAGGTGCGTCGTGAGCGAAAGGGGACCTATGGCTATTTTTACTTTAAGGCACCGAACAACACCGTCGGCGAGCTGGAACGGGCCTATCGGTTGGAAGACGATATCATCAAGTTTCTGACGGTTCATCATGAGAAGCCATTAGTGGAGCGGCGCCCGGTGGAAGCGGCGGCACAGGAGTCAGACGGTGGCCGGATTTAA
- a CDS encoding single-stranded DNA-binding protein: MAGFNKVILMGNLTRNPELRYTPSGTPVASFGLAVSRRFKQGDDLKEEVCFVDIVVFGKQAEHCGQYLSKGNGVIVEGRLQQRRWETEDGQKRSKHEVVAQTVTFMPKRQDGGQGAEPPMHDEPGYETGDEG, translated from the coding sequence GTGGCCGGATTTAACAAAGTCATCTTAATGGGAAACCTCACTCGGAATCCCGAGCTCCGGTATACGCCGAGTGGGACGCCAGTGGCGAGTTTTGGTTTGGCGGTCAGTCGCCGGTTTAAACAGGGCGACGATTTGAAGGAAGAAGTGTGTTTTGTCGATATTGTGGTCTTTGGTAAACAAGCCGAACATTGCGGGCAGTATCTCAGCAAGGGGAACGGCGTGATTGTTGAGGGGCGGTTGCAGCAGCGCCGATGGGAAACCGAAGATGGTCAAAAGCGCAGCAAGCATGAAGTGGTCGCCCAGACCGTGACGTTTATGCCCAAGCGCCAAGACGGCGGCCAAGGTGCCGAACCTCCGATGCATGATGAACCCGGCTATGAGACAGGCGATGAAGGTTAA
- a CDS encoding 30S ribosomal protein S18 produces MDRSENERGGGGGGRLFQRRRPCRFCLDKAPIDFKDAGLLRNFLTERGRIVPRRISGNCMRHQRELTVAVKRARHIAIISFAEER; encoded by the coding sequence ATGGATCGAAGTGAAAACGAGCGTGGAGGTGGTGGAGGAGGACGACTGTTCCAACGGAGACGTCCCTGCCGATTTTGTCTGGATAAAGCACCGATTGATTTTAAGGATGCCGGACTCCTTCGGAACTTTTTGACAGAGCGAGGGCGTATCGTTCCACGCCGAATCTCTGGCAATTGCATGCGGCATCAACGTGAACTGACGGTGGCGGTCAAGCGGGCTCGGCATATCGCCATCATCAGCTTTGCTGAGGAGCGATAA
- a CDS encoding DUF177 domain-containing protein, producing the protein MIGEIGASGWGAGISSRGLMGVLTPKIADITAEGLSLSGDLTGDELGLTDVDVSIRGTMSVGLELRAIERTIYVTGVVEGAASRQCVRCLKDFDEPVAFSLRVAYEREVKSTGPTGKRDGVRKKKTATPPTVEEEEQNDDLYYFTGDHLDLAPMLREQMILASPMHPLCTSDCLGLCARCGHDLNGGPCRCGAEPSGGPFDVLRTMKEKLRDAGQR; encoded by the coding sequence GTGATCGGTGAGATTGGGGCCTCAGGCTGGGGCGCGGGGATATCGTCGAGGGGACTCATGGGTGTCTTAACGCCGAAGATCGCGGATATCACGGCTGAGGGCCTTTCGTTGTCCGGAGACCTGACGGGTGACGAGCTGGGACTGACGGATGTGGATGTCTCCATTCGCGGAACAATGTCGGTCGGATTGGAGCTTCGTGCGATTGAACGGACCATCTATGTGACCGGTGTGGTGGAAGGGGCCGCCAGTCGGCAATGCGTCCGTTGTTTGAAGGACTTTGACGAGCCGGTGGCGTTTTCCTTGCGCGTCGCCTACGAGCGGGAAGTCAAATCCACGGGGCCTACCGGAAAACGGGACGGTGTGAGAAAGAAAAAAACGGCGACGCCTCCTACGGTTGAAGAGGAAGAACAGAATGACGATCTCTATTACTTTACGGGTGATCATCTTGATCTCGCACCGATGTTGCGCGAGCAGATGATCCTGGCATCCCCGATGCACCCGTTATGTACCAGCGATTGTCTTGGTCTCTGTGCCCGTTGTGGGCATGATTTGAATGGAGGCCCTTGTCGTTGCGGTGCAGAACCGTCGGGAGGTCCATTTGATGTGCTGCGCACGATGAAAGAAAAACTGAGGGACGCCGGACAGCGCTGA
- the rpmF gene encoding 50S ribosomal protein L32 translates to MPNPKHKHSRARRDKRRTQKLRMTPPGMAVCPQCHELKLPHYTCLNCGTYKGKAVIQVEEA, encoded by the coding sequence ATGCCGAATCCAAAACATAAACATTCACGGGCAAGACGCGATAAGCGTCGCACTCAAAAACTGCGTATGACCCCGCCGGGGATGGCTGTGTGCCCACAGTGCCATGAGTTAAAATTGCCGCATTACACCTGTTTGAATTGCGGGACGTATAAGGGCAAGGCCGTCATTCAAGTCGAAGAAGCCTAA
- the plsX gene encoding phosphate acyltransferase PlsX — MKIALDAVGGDHGPAPCVEGALQAVKECDVEVILVGDEAILKQECQRQSGHDPRLSIRHASQVVEMHESPAAVARKKRDSSIWVATELVKSGEAGAVVSPGNTGASMVASFFILGLIKGVERPAIATSLPTLSGEAIMLDVGANVDCTATHLEQFALMGNEYGKHLLGKPNPRVGLLSIGEEDSKGNEVTKEAFKLLKASSMNFVGNVEGRDVYSGIADIVVCDGFIGNVALKISEGVAEMIKRLLLREISGHFFGRLAYPLIAGPLANLKRKIDYAEFGGAPLLGVNGVTMICHGRSSAKAIKNAIRRAKGMAEGGVRELIQRDIEESHSRPTMESER; from the coding sequence ATGAAGATCGCGCTCGACGCGGTAGGGGGAGATCATGGCCCAGCACCTTGTGTAGAGGGTGCTCTACAAGCCGTGAAAGAGTGTGACGTCGAGGTTATTCTTGTCGGCGACGAAGCCATCCTAAAACAAGAATGCCAGCGTCAATCCGGTCACGACCCTCGCCTGTCCATCAGGCACGCGTCTCAGGTCGTTGAGATGCATGAGTCCCCTGCAGCGGTGGCCAGGAAGAAGCGGGATTCGTCGATTTGGGTTGCGACGGAGTTGGTGAAAAGCGGCGAAGCCGGGGCGGTGGTGAGCCCGGGGAACACAGGGGCGAGCATGGTGGCGTCCTTCTTTATCCTGGGATTGATCAAGGGGGTTGAACGGCCGGCGATTGCCACGAGTCTTCCAACATTGAGCGGAGAGGCGATCATGCTTGATGTCGGAGCCAATGTAGACTGCACCGCCACCCATCTTGAGCAATTTGCCTTGATGGGGAATGAATATGGCAAGCATCTGCTTGGTAAGCCGAATCCACGTGTGGGGCTGTTGAGCATCGGTGAAGAAGACAGCAAGGGGAATGAGGTCACGAAAGAAGCGTTTAAGCTGCTCAAGGCCAGCTCGATGAATTTTGTGGGGAATGTTGAAGGGCGTGATGTCTACAGCGGGATCGCCGATATTGTCGTTTGTGATGGGTTTATCGGAAACGTTGCGTTGAAGATCTCTGAAGGGGTGGCCGAGATGATCAAGCGGTTGCTCCTGAGGGAAATTTCAGGACACTTCTTCGGTCGACTTGCCTATCCTCTGATTGCCGGGCCACTGGCAAATCTCAAGCGGAAAATTGACTATGCCGAATTCGGAGGGGCCCCGCTTCTGGGCGTGAACGGGGTGACGATGATCTGCCATGGACGGTCGTCGGCGAAAGCGATCAAGAACGCGATTCGCCGAGCCAAGGGGATGGCCGAGGGCGGAGTGCGAGAGCTCATTCAGCGCGACATTGAGGAAAGTCATTCCCGTCCGACGATGGAATCCGAGCGATGA
- a CDS encoding ketoacyl-ACP synthase III: MKAYISGTGSYAPAKVLTNADLEQMVATSDEWIRERTGIRERRLAATGEACSDLAVQAGKRALDSAGLAATDLDMILVATCTGDYPLPATACLVQHQLGATKAAACDLSAACCGFVYALSVADAYVKSGLRHVLVIGAEVMSAITDWTDRNTCVLFGDGAGAVVVSASDGDHGILSTHLRSDGTLCELIMVPGGGSRTPLSEKVVEERLQYIKMKGNETFKVAVRTLEEIARTTLSVHNLRVEDVDLYVPHQANIRILKAVIERLDFPIEKVLLNVDRYGNTSAASIPIALDEAVREGRVQAGSLVMLGAFGAGLTWASAVIRW, encoded by the coding sequence ATGAAGGCCTACATTTCTGGCACCGGCTCATATGCACCTGCCAAAGTGCTGACGAATGCGGATCTTGAACAGATGGTCGCGACGTCTGATGAATGGATTCGCGAGCGAACCGGCATCCGTGAACGGCGTCTTGCGGCGACGGGAGAAGCATGCTCGGATCTTGCGGTTCAGGCTGGGAAGCGGGCCTTGGATTCGGCCGGGTTGGCGGCAACCGATCTCGACATGATTTTGGTTGCCACCTGTACGGGTGATTACCCGCTTCCGGCCACGGCCTGCCTCGTTCAGCATCAGCTTGGAGCGACGAAAGCTGCGGCCTGCGATCTTTCGGCTGCGTGTTGTGGGTTCGTCTACGCGCTTTCTGTGGCGGATGCCTATGTAAAGAGTGGACTGCGCCATGTTTTGGTGATCGGTGCTGAAGTCATGTCCGCGATCACGGATTGGACCGACCGTAATACCTGTGTGTTGTTTGGAGATGGAGCCGGGGCGGTAGTCGTCAGTGCGAGTGATGGGGACCACGGAATCCTCTCCACACATCTTCGTTCTGACGGAACATTGTGCGAGCTGATCATGGTGCCTGGTGGTGGTTCACGGACGCCCCTGTCCGAAAAGGTGGTTGAGGAGCGCCTCCAGTACATCAAGATGAAAGGGAACGAAACGTTCAAAGTCGCAGTCAGAACGTTGGAGGAGATTGCTCGGACGACCTTGTCCGTCCATAATCTTCGGGTGGAGGATGTGGATCTCTATGTACCGCACCAGGCCAATATCCGCATTCTCAAGGCCGTGATCGAACGGCTGGACTTTCCGATCGAGAAGGTGCTTCTGAACGTGGATCGATATGGCAATACATCGGCGGCATCGATCCCCATTGCTCTCGATGAAGCAGTTCGTGAGGGGCGTGTGCAGGCTGGTTCCTTGGTGATGCTCGGTGCCTTTGGAGCAGGACTCACGTGGGCCTCGGCCGTCATCAGGTGGTAG
- the fabD gene encoding ACP S-malonyltransferase gives MTQKIGVVFPGQGSQSVGMGKALYDAYPSLKTVYDEASSVLGYDVAELCFAGPAERLNLTEFTQPALLVSSIAAWRLLEPVGIKPIAVAGHSLGEYSALVAVGGVAFRDAIGLVQKRGRYMSEAVAPGTGLVAALLGLTAEVVKEVCRAASSVGVVAAANFNSPGQVVIAGEKAAVERAIALAKEQGCKKAIPLPVSVPVHTPLMQQAADRLAKDLGAVRWAELSAPLVNNAEARAISRAEEIQISLIRQLPSSVLWEDTVHAMGNMGVTTFVEVGPGTVLTGLIKRILSGVNVLNVNDPKSLDATLKAVS, from the coding sequence ATGACGCAAAAAATCGGTGTGGTGTTCCCTGGGCAAGGGTCTCAATCGGTCGGGATGGGGAAGGCGCTCTATGATGCCTACCCCTCATTGAAAACTGTGTACGATGAGGCTTCCTCGGTTCTGGGGTATGACGTGGCAGAGTTGTGCTTTGCTGGACCGGCTGAACGGCTCAATCTGACCGAATTCACTCAGCCGGCGTTGCTTGTCAGTAGTATCGCTGCCTGGAGGCTTCTTGAACCGGTTGGGATCAAGCCCATCGCAGTCGCAGGCCATAGTTTGGGGGAATACTCCGCGTTGGTTGCGGTCGGTGGTGTTGCCTTTCGTGATGCCATTGGCCTGGTTCAGAAACGTGGGCGCTACATGTCCGAAGCCGTTGCGCCTGGAACCGGCCTTGTCGCGGCTCTCTTGGGATTGACCGCCGAAGTGGTGAAAGAAGTCTGTCGTGCGGCCTCGTCAGTCGGAGTGGTAGCCGCCGCGAATTTCAACTCACCCGGTCAGGTCGTCATTGCCGGTGAGAAGGCAGCGGTGGAGCGAGCTATCGCGTTGGCGAAGGAACAAGGCTGCAAAAAGGCTATTCCGTTGCCCGTCAGTGTACCGGTTCATACGCCATTGATGCAGCAAGCAGCTGATCGGTTAGCCAAGGACCTGGGTGCTGTTCGATGGGCGGAGCTCAGTGCACCGCTCGTGAATAACGCAGAGGCAAGGGCGATCAGTCGGGCAGAGGAGATTCAGATATCGTTGATTCGCCAGTTGCCTTCTTCCGTCTTATGGGAAGATACGGTGCATGCGATGGGAAACATGGGTGTGACGACCTTTGTTGAAGTCGGCCCCGGCACGGTGTTGACCGGTTTGATCAAGCGGATTCTGTCCGGCGTGAATGTTTTGAATGTCAACGATCCGAAATCCTTGGATGCGACACTCAAGGCGGTGAGCTGA